Proteins co-encoded in one Clarias gariepinus isolate MV-2021 ecotype Netherlands chromosome 13, CGAR_prim_01v2, whole genome shotgun sequence genomic window:
- the atg2b gene encoding autophagy-related protein 2 homolog B isoform X2 — protein MPWPFSESIKKRACRYLLHRYLGNFLQEKLSLDQLSVDLYQGKGSLAQVPLDKWSLNEILESVDAPFEVTEGFIQAITLTVPWASLLQDNCALEVKGLEMVFRPRPRMTSGTEPMYWSSFMTSSMQLAKECLSQRLTDDLGEGFQPLEGLEKFAETIETVLRRVKVTFLDTVLKIEHVPENSKTGIALEIRIKRMVYCDEAAEEGSSVNIHQPTTFAHKNLTLEGANVFWDEFSEISRASVKSSPTQSETEPKLSPSWNPKIICEPHPQFTEPVCASTPFEPVQVGCLSGRLELSLVLKQNEAMPGAKLDVEGQIDSLIMLLSPRQVHLLLDMFGVFSGSAGQKWSGLAKDRKSRPMQQEDEYRLHMELNRCLKKEPMTAVTEQDLFESQTTRTVSSREDVFFSMADMDMSHSLSSLPPLGDPPTVDLDLSLNSNYSTSLAESPSGSAATVWDEYLDMPKQKEKQSHETPLFSREPPCPHGLGRQTSHSSKGHCDESRPELVFRLTVGNICLSVLHIDPLPPPDSTLSPLAPMASEFFHMMADDQLHLRGFLQTRDIFDQACPHDHLRFIGEGLKVTYEHCQGSSLRTLSTDLSLRCMELLECLYPTENHRSTVQSGVQYTELLTFDAASYDSATQTCLHLFYKLKERRGPQGGQVRLSAMPCKAEFQVELGKARSECDISIVDRLHSLLQPQKLATTETMASHMYTSYNKHVSLHKAFAEVFLEDSRSPAHCLVALSVNAPQLVLVVRFPIPDLRSDQERGPWFKKSLQKEVLRLELEDLELKTEFSGNSSEQTKIELTFKELSGTFQNDKDHPASKFLRVSHTMEENMTSSDSGKFDWPRVVLKVNPTVVHSILERVTAEEEEECAEGHSQEEEEEEEGTAHSLKDVCDFGKPEPSPFSSRRVMYENEEMVIPGDVVEMTEFQEKTMTNSRYILELSFPNVQISLPNKAFYEKLHNRINNDLLLWEPTAPSPVETVENMPYGGGLSVASQLISTYSKDSFSQFKSLCPEEEDSGSEEETLPYYTPVELGYRNMKKRKNKMPSKNAQSLFSVLLSVNHCLVALHTEAKQSDKSVLKDKHGEFWMEVKNGVVFSVTQYEGYNDQHYVCFHTSAICLYHQGTVEGDVPVWDVKLPCRTRPHWLEPVLYVCESAAERASPLEGLSMEPQSMLSLALKISSQTTERNVKEFLLAVGVRAATFQHRVVSSGLGWYDQIVDFLNVTDEPVLGYTPPSYFTTLHLHLWSCSLDYRPLYLPVRSLLRVETFSISSSVSLDHSSSCLRIILDEAALFLSDKSNAVSVNLAQDYVQVVDMGTLELRITAVKPGTDGERTKPRFELRCSSDVIHIRTCSDSCAALMNLIQYIASYGDLTPPSRVESKSGSAKQRAKVELLSKPQSHGPLLPDAEQQMLQDLMSDAMEETDSLQGHILQSNGVHVDQTSDQDPPLSDLFLFPDESGTVGHDPCQAYPILHSPLISPPCPSTHHDSDDFCILDTPGFRATGRDEEPVVKKLTSEPILVLDNHFNKPLEGSTSSRGPLNFPVPDVRYLVKEISVIWHLYGGKDFGSGPLSASPARSRGGTPHSSPSQTPVRQARSGSRSGGGWGRNPDVLMEIQLSKVRFQHEVYPLKGPEASTLAEQPVSRQVFSVQDLEIRDRLASSMMNKFLYLYSSKEMPRKAHSNMLTVRVLHMRPEAGQAPQECCLRVSLMPLRLNIDQDALFFLKDFFTSLATEVELFSPPEQEALCVSTKKPSGPEVACTFAKSTGGAGQSSAPIISVPTQTRASMNGLGASSHEHESTATSFTDQPIFFREFRFTSEVPIRLDYHGKHMAMEQGTFAGIVIGLTQLNCSELKLRRLCYRQGLLGVDKLFSYAINEWLNDIKKNQLPGLLGGVGPIHSLVQLVQGIRDLVWLPIEQYRKDGRIVRGFQRGTASFGTSTAMAALELTNRMVRTIQAAAETAYDMVSPVIDERECKRIKRYSHFRLAHQPVDLREGVAKAYSVVKEGITDTALTIYDTATREHEQRGMTGAVGGVLRQLPPAVVKPLIVATEATSNVLGGMRNQIHPDARQEESQKWRQGEE, from the exons ATGCCGTGGCCTTTTTCAGAGTCCATTAAAAAGCGGGCCTGCAGGTACTTGCTGCATCGATACTTGGGCAACTTCCTTCAAGAAAAGCTAAGTTTGGACCAGCTTAGTGTGGACCTTTACCAAGGCAAAGGTTCACTTGCACAAGTGCCACTGGACAAATGG TCACTAAATGAGATTCTGGAGTCGGTGGATGCTCCATTTGAAGTGACTGAGGGCTTCATTCAGGCCATTACCCTCACTGTGCCCTGGGCCTCATTGCTTCAGGACAACTGTGCTCTGGAAGTCAAGGGCTTAGAAATGGTTTTTAGGCCAAGACCTCGAATGA CATCTGGTACAGAGCCTATGTACTGGTCCAGCTTTATGACCAGCAGTATGCAACTAGCGAAGGAATGTCTGAGTCAGAGACTAACCGATGATCTGGGAGAGGGTTTCCAACCTCTGGAGGGTCTAGAGAAGTTTGCTGAGACAATAGAGACAG TTTTGAGAAGAGTCAAGGTCACATTTTTGGATACTGTCCTTAAGATCGAACATGTTCCAGAAAATTCCAAGACAGGAATTGCCCTTGAAATCAGAATCAAAAG AATGGTTTACTGTGATGAAGCTGCTGAAGAGGGCTCAAGTGTGAACATTCACCAGCCCACTACATTTGCACACAAAAACCTAACGTTGGagggtgcaaatgttttttggGATGAATTTTCAGAGATCTCCCGTGCCAGTGTCAAATCATCTCCAACTCAGTCG GAAACTGAGCCTAAGTTGTCACCAAGCTGGAATCCAAAAATTATCTGCGAGCCTCACCCACAGTTCACAGAGCCCGTTTGTGCCAGCACACCTTTTGAACCTGTTCAGGTGGGCTGCCTTAGTGGTAGACTGGAGCTGTCCCTGGTCCTGAAGCAGAATGAAGCCATGCCTGGAGCCAAG TTGGATGTTGAAGGACAGATTGATTCATTGATCATGCTGCTTTCACCACGGCAAGTTCACCTGCTTCTGGATATGTTTGGAGTCTTCTCTGGCTCAG cAGGTCAAAAATGGTCTGGCTTGGCCAAAGACAGAAAAAGTCGTCCAATGCAGCAGGAAGATGAGTACCGTCTACACATGGAGCTTAACCGCTGCTTAAAAAAGGAGCCAATGACTGCTGTTACCGAACAGGACTTATTTGAGAGTCAGACCACCAGAACAGTGTCGAGCCGAG AAGATGTATTTTTCTCCATGGCCGACATGGACATGTCACACAGCCTATCATCTCTGCCCCCTCTTGGAGACCCACCCACTGTAGACCTGGATTTGTCTCTCAACAGCAACTACTCCACCTCTCTGGCGGAGTCACCCTCTGGCAGCGCAGCT acTGTGTGGGATGAGTACCTGGATATGCCTAAACAAAAGGAGAAACAAAGTCATGAAACACCATTGTTCTCTAGAGAGCCTCCGTGCCCACATGGTCTGGGCAGACAGACAT CTCATTCTTCCAAGGGCCACTGTGATGAGTCTAGGCCTGAGCTAGTTTTCAGGCTAACAGTGGGCAATATTTGCCTATCTGTGCTGCACATCGATCCTCTGCCACCCCCAGACTCAACTCTCAGCCCTCTCGCACCAATGGCCTCTGAATTTTTccacatgatggcagatgaCCAGCTACATCTAAGAGGGTTCCTTCAAACACGAGATATTTTTGACCAGGCCTGCCCACACGACCACCTCAG GTTCATAGGTGAGGGGTTAAAGGTGACATATGAGCATTGCCAGGGTTCCAGTCTACGTACTCTTAGCACAGATCTGTCTTTAAGGTGTATGGAGTTGCTAGAATGCCTCTATCCTACAGAGAATCACAGAAGCACAGTGCAGAGTGGGGTGCAGTACACAGAG CTCTTAACGTTTGATGCTGCCAGCTATGATTCTGCTACCCAAACCTGTCTTCATTTGTTCTACAAGTTAAAAGAACGCAGAGGTCCACAG GGTGGGCAGGTGCGTCTGAGTGCCATGCCCTGTAAAGCAGAGTTTCAGGTGGAGCTGGGTAAGGCTCGGTCAGAGTGTGACATCAGCATCGTAGACCGTCTACACTCCCTGCTTCAGCCCCAGAAACTGGCCACCACCGAAACCATGGCCTCTCACATGTACACATCCTATAACAAGCATGTTAGCCTA CACAAGGCTTTTGCAGAGGTCTTTCTGGAAGATAGCCGCAGCCCTGCACACTGTTTGGTGGCACTGTCTGTGAATGCTCCCCAACTGGTGCTAGTGGTACGGTTCCCCATCCCAGACCTGCGCTCAGACCAAGAGAGAGGCCCTTGGTTTAAAAAATCTCTGCAAAAGGAGGTGCTGCGCTTAGAACTGGAAGATTTGGAGCTCAAAACTGAGTTCAGTGGAAATAGTTCAGAGCAGACCAAGATAGAACTCACCTTTAAGGAGCTCAGTG GTACATTTCAGAATGACAAAGATCATCCTGCGTCCAAGTTTTTACGTGTCTCACATACTATGGAGGAGAACATGACCTCTTCTGACAGTGGCAAATTTGATTGGCCAAG AGTGGTTCTAAAGGTGAACCCCACGGTTGTGCACTCCATATTGGAGCGGGTTACAgctgaagaggaggaggaatgTGCCGAAGGACATTCccaagaggaagaggaagaagaggaaggaACTGCCCACTCTTTGAAGGATGTGTGTGATTTTGGTAAACCTGAGCCGTCACCCTTTTCCTCACGACGTgtcatgtatgaaaatgaagaa ATGGTTATCCCTGGAGATGTAGTGGAGATGACAGAATTTCAGGAGAAAACCATGACCAACTCTCGTTACATCCTCGAACTGTCTTTCCCCAATGTGCAAATATCATTACCTAACAAGGCCTTCTATGAGAAATTACACAACAG GATTAACAATGACCTGCTGTTATGGGAGCCCACCGCTCCTTCACCAGTGGAGACGGTGGAAAACATGCCATACGGGGGTGGTCTCTCAGTAGCCAGCCAGCTCATCAGCACGTACAGCAAGGATAGCTTCAGTCAGTTCAAATCTCTTTGCCCTGAGG aaGAAGACAGTGGTTCAGAAGAGGAGACTCTACCATATTACACTCCAGTTGAGTTGGGCTATAGGAAcatgaagaagagaaaaaataagATGCCTTCAAAAAACGCACAGAGCCTGTTCTCTGTTCTGCTATCCGTCAATCACTGTCTGGTAGCATTGCATACAGAGGCAAAG CAGTCTGATAAAAGTGTGCTGAAGGATAAACATGGGGAGTTCTGGATGGAAGTGAAAAATGGAGTTGTGTTCAGTGTCACACAGTACGAGGGTTATAACGACCAGCACTATGTCTGTTTTCACACCTCTGCAATCTGCCTTTATCATCAAG GCACAGTAGAAGGAGATGTCCCGGTGTGGGACGTGAAGTTGCCCTGTAGGACACGTCCTCACTGGTTGGAGCctgtattgtatgtgtgtgagtctgCGGCAGAACGAGCGTCTCCCTTGGAAGGATTGAGCATGGAACCTCAGAGTATGCTGTCCCTTGCCCTCAAGATTTCCTCCCAGACAACCGAGCGCAATGTAAAG GAGTTTCTGCTTGCTGTTGGAGTGAGAGCGGCAACATTTCAGCACAGAGTTGTATCTTCTGGTCTGGGGTGGTATGACCAG ATAGTAGATTTTCTAAATGTGACAGATGAGCCTGTGCTTGGCTATACGCCCCCGTCCTATTTTACGACCCTTCACCTACACCTGTGGAGCTGCTCCCTAGATTACAG GCCATTGTATCTGCCTGTGAGATCCCTGCTCAGAGTCGAGACCTTTAGTATCTCTAGCAGTGTGTCTTTGGACCACTCTTCTTCTTGTCTTAG AATCATTCTTGATGAAGCAGCGCTGTTTTTGTCTGACAAAAGTAATGCTGTGTCTGTCAACTTGGCTCAAG ACTATGTGCAGGTGGTAGACATGGGAACTTTAGAGCTCAGGATCACAGCAGTCAAACCTGGCACAGATGGGGAGAGA ACAAAACCAAGGTTTGAGTTGCGCTGCTCAAGTGATGTCATTCACATTCGGACCTGCTCTGACTCCTGTGCTGCACTTATGAACCTTATCCAGTACATTGCCAGCTATGGAGACCTCACGCCTCCATCCAGGGTGGAGAGCAAGAGTGGCAGcgccaaacaaagagcaaag GTGGAGTTATTGAGCAAGCCTCAGTCACATGGCCCCCTGCTTCCTGATGCTGAGCAGCAGATGCTGCAAGATCTGATGAGTGATGCAATGGAGGAAACCGACTCCTTGCAGGGTCACATCTTGCAGTCTAATG GTGTACATGTTGATCAAACAAGTGATCAAGACCCACCACTTTCTGATCTCTTCCTCTTCCCTGATGAAAGTGGCACTGTGGGCCACGATCCTTGCCAGGCGTACCCCATACTGCATTCACCGCTCATCTCCCCCCCTTGCCCCAGCACACACCATGACTCTGATGACTTCTGCATTCTGGACACTCCAGGGTTTAGAGCAACG GGAAGGGATGAAGAGCCTGTGGTAAAGAAACTGACCAGCGAACCCATTTTGGTTCTGGACAATCATTTTAACAAGCCTCTAGAGGGCAGCACTTCCAGCAGAGGCCCACTGAACTTCCCGGTGCCTGATGTCAGGTACCTAGTTAAGGAGATCTCTGTGATCTGGCACCTTTATGGAGGAAAGGACTTTGGGAGCGGGCCGCTCTCAGCCTCTCCAGCCCGCAGTCGAGG GGGTACTCCTCACAGCTCCCCCTCTCAAACACCAGTAAGGCAGGCCCGCAGTGGCTCTCGCTCAGGGGGAGGTTGGGGGAGGAATCCAGATGTGTTGATGGAGATTCAGCTCAGCAAG GTACGGTTTCAACATGAAGTTTACCCCCTGAAGGGCCCAGAGGCAAGTACACTGGCTGAACAGCCAGTATCCAGACAGGTCTTCTCAGTGCAGGATCTGGAGATACGAGACAGACTGGCCTCCTCCATGATGAACAAGTTTCTTTATCTCTACTCCAGCAAAGAGATGCCCAGGAAAGCCCACTCCAACATG cTCACAGTCAGAGTGTTGCACATGCGTCCAGAGGCGGGTCAGGCTCCACAAGAATGCTGCCTGCGTGTTTCCCTTATGCCACTTCGTCTCAACATTGACCAG GATGCTCTGTTCTTTCTGAAGGACTTCTTTACCAGTCTGGCTACAGAGGTAGAGCTCTTCTCCCCACCAGAACAGGAGG catTGTGTGTATCCACAAAAAAGCCTTCTGGTCCAGAGGTAGCGTGCACATTTGCGAAATCAACTGGAGGAGCAGGTCAGAGCTCTGCACCAATCATCTCTGTACCAACCCAAACCCGTGCCAGTATGAATGGCCTCGGAGCCTCCAGCCATGAGCATGAGTCTACCGCAACATCTTTTACTGATCAGCCTATTTTCTTTAG AGAGTTCAGGTTCACTTCTGAGGTGCCAATTCGACTCGATTATCATGGAAAACATATGGCCATGGAGCAG GGTACTTTTGCTGGTATAGTAATTGGACTGACCCAGCTGAACTGCTCTGAGCTCAAACTGCGGAGACTCTGCTACAGACAAGG ACTGTTGGGTGTAGATAAGCTCTTTTCTTATGCCATTAATGAATGGCTCAATGATATTAAGAAGAACCAGTTGCCTGGATTGCTTGGTGGAGTGGGGCCCATACACTCCCTGGTGCAACTTG TTCAGGGCATCAGAGATCTAGTGTGGCTGCCTATAGAGCAGTATCGGAAGGATGGGCGGATAGTGCGGGGATTTCAGCGAGGTACTGCCTCATTTGGGACGTCCACTGCGATGGCAGCCCTGGAGCTTACCAATCGCATGGTGCGAACCATCCAG GCAGCTGCAGAAACAGCATATGATATGGTGTCTCCAGTGATAGATGAGAGAGAGTGCAAAAGAATCAAACGGTACTCACATTTCCGACTGGCTCATCAGCCTGTGGACCTCAGGGAAGGTGTGGCCAAGGCATACAGTGTAGTGAAAGag